GCATCAggccacttatggcgtagtgtatacatcaattttttctttaaaattatgATGTATTTAAACCCAACAAGCACCAAAccaaaaaaataaggaaaaaatgAACTAATAACACACTTATATTAACCTTAACCAACATTAAAATAAAGTATCAATGGTTCTTACCTAACCAACCAAAACTAAAGTAATAACTATTGACCAgcttaaatattaaatatattagCAAACTAATAAGATCAAAAAATTTCTTTTTTGATTAAGGGCAGCTTTTTAGTGGCAAATGAAGAAGTCAACCAATCTTTAAATGTAAATTCTTTTTCCCGTTGTCTCAAAATTTTATCAGTATCTAGATTCTATATACCTTCAACGAAATCTTGCTGACCCCTAGGAGCAACAGGCGTGGAATCAATCATAAGGTAGGTTCTTCAATATAAAATAAAGTTAAGTCCATTGGCTATCCTATTTCTATTCCTGTACTATTTAGATTTATAGTTATAACTCTTTGAGGGTTTCACATAGTGGATATGTGCTATGTTGCGGTAAAACTCTTTTTTTCCTTAAACAAGTATGACATTTGTGAGCAAGCGGCATCTACCTTTGGATCAGGGGCTGCTCCAGGAGATGGATTATCAATACATCCTCTAATTCTCTCTATTAAGGAATCATCCTCTTAATAAAATTTTCCAAAATTGCTCAATATCTGTGAGAATAACAAATATAATTATCATAAAAGGTAGTTTAGAAAAATTCAAGAACCCGCTAGAGAATTTAAAAGAGAGAAATTTTACGTTAACCACCCTGTATTACTGATAGTGTGAAACGCGAGATTTTTTTCCTGCTCTTCTTCTAGCCAAtcagacagatgatttacaagCACATCTACATGCTCTTCAGCTTTCCGCCTAAACTATTAGCTTAAAATCATATGGGAAAGGTGAAGGTAATTACATGaaattcttttaaagtataatatTTGACATACTTCCTCATATATTTCTGCTTTGCACCTAACCATCCAAGCAAAACTACTACTGTGTTGGACTTGGCCAATGAAAAACCAGAATTCTCAATTACATCCCTGGTATTGGGATGGGGAAAATGCCATTTATACAATATGTCTTCAGATAATGGTTGTATAGGGAGATTGGACATATATACAAGAAACTAATAATTCAattacaaaaaaattaaaatatgtaAGCATTACCCCTATGACTTTAGATTGCGTTTGGAAACGCGAATTTCATTTCAAATAGTGGAATTCAATTCTAGGAATTGAATTAAACCATTTCAAATTCAAATTTCCTGTTCGGTAAGTATAGTAATTTTAAATTCTGGATTTCAAATTCCAACATTGTTTGACAACGACTAGAATTTTATTTGAAATCTCAATTTAACAATACATCAAAAATCACTGAAAATACATTTTAAATACATAATATTTAGAGATGCATAATCTTCGTAAACGACTGATCCATACAAAATGCTATCTAACGACCGTTTAAAGCTAATTTTAATTTAATTCTACtacaaccacaaccacaaccacCATCATTTCCATCTCGGAGAGAACAGCCAACACTAGCTTTCACTCTACAGCTGTTGTCGACCTTGTCATTCTAGTTACTTCGCAAATATTAAACCTTCTCGCTGACATCACCATCTCCTGGTACTCTAACTTCTCTTCACCACCTTGTGCTCCGAAAAACAAAACAAACCAAAATCAATTTAAAACGGAATTACAAGTAGCACAATCAAGATATTAACACAAATTAAAATCCCAACACAACACTTCACGAGAAAATCCTACAAAATAGAAATTAACGCAGATTACAGCCCCAATAAAAAACTAAATTTTACAAGAAAATCCTATAGAATAACAATAAAAACATATATAAATCCCAACAAAAAATAAAACTTTATGATAATATCCAACAAAATAGCAATAATACAACAAATCAAATACAAACAACAATTTGAGTTAATAGTATAATCATTAAGTATAATTGGtaatcattatgtataagtcatatGAAAGAGATACTCCCCTAGTGAAAACAAGAACAAACATCAACAGTCTTAATTGACAAAGACAGTGAAATATAAGATGATAGTCAGAAATTACCCATTTCAGAACTTCGATATCAGATTACATAAGCTTGTCAGCTTCTTTAACAGAATCTGCAGAAATCAGAAGTCCGCCAAAGCTTGTATGATTATACTCCATCAATTGCTTATCAAATTCAATCTCGCCTCTGTAAAAAATTCAACGTATATAAACAGAGATAGCAAGAAAAAATACAAGTATATTTGATGCATAAATCATTTGAATCCACGAAACTATATATCTGTATGTACACTATTATATTGAAGTCAAATTAGAGATAATATGGTTGTACGTTAGTCGATACTTGTGATCATATAAACTAGAAATAGAAAGCTAGCATAAGCACTAAATTACAAGTAAATGGTAGAAATGGTTACAGTTCACTAAACAACATATCTATATGTTAAATAAAAAGCAGAAGTAAAGATAATATGTTTATACATACAGAGCAAGTTCTCGAACAGATCTATGTAACGTGACATTTACAACTATGCAATTTAAGATGACTTTCAAATTTTTAATTCCCTTCAGCAACATCAGCTGACTTTAGACCATATTCTTTTCGTGGAGAGTTGTCGTCAAATTATGATTATAGAGTACATTCCAGCGTGATCACTGCACCAAGCCAAAACATTCTATAATGTCTATTATTAGCACTAAACATGGGCCAGTGACAAGTTTTAATAATTACTCTCTTCACTGAATCATGCATAGGTATTAACACTAAAATGATCATTATTCTACAATGCACTAAATTAAAGATATAAACTTCTACTTTTTTAGCACTGTTTACCTTAACACTGGAATCATGATGTTTAAAATTTCCGACTAGAAATCATATATAACAAACTAATTAAAATCTACCCAAACTAACCAAAAAATGATCTTATCTAATCTTCTGAACCACTTAACGCCAATTAATCATAGAAGCATATATACATATCATACACAATTAAACAAAATACTAGGCATGCCGATATCAAATTAAGGCATGTGATTATTCCTAAATATGTCGATTTCAATTACTATGCAAATTATAtatcatcatcattgtcatcattaTCCATTGAATGCTTTCGTGAAATGTTCGAATATATACAAGTTCAAAAAAAGCAGAGAGGTACTCAACTAAAACCAACAGTTATAGCAATAAAGCACAAATTGAGACAAATCAGTGAGAATTTAAATAGAAAAATGTGTAATATAATAACACTTGAGCTGATTTCTCCTGTGAACTGCAAAAACAGCCAATAAAATCAGCTATTTTCAATTATCAAACATATAGATCTAATCAATATGTTGCGTGTCTGTGACACGATTGAATTTATTAGGTATttgtatatacatatattgaaTCAATTAGGTGTAATATGTATATACACACACGCGTAGCATACTTATATTGATTGATGAAGCAAAAATATAAGAGTAAAAAGAGGGAaagagagagagatggagagagagagagataataAGTACAGATTCGAGAGAATTTTTGAGAGAGAGGCGACCGGGAGCGACTGAGAGAGTGAGAGAGTGATGTCTGGAGTTTATTTGATAATTGGGCTCATTTCAAATGACATATTTGAAATTGGTATTCCAAATTCCCAAGCATGGGCATTAGTTTTAAATAGGTAGAAATTGGGCCAAATTCTAATCCAAATCCCTCACCTATCCAAACAGAAAATTTGAGTTAAATTCAGCATTTGAAATGAAATGAGGCTATTCAAACAAGCCATTAGccaatttatttaatttcaagttTGGAGAGTATAATATGAACACGTCGTTTTCCTTTATTTCAAGTATCTAATTGTAAACCCAGCTAAATCTTCTTGGGTACCAGCTTACCTTTCAGGAAAACTCAGCTACATAACTAGATGAATATCACAGTTATGTTAAGTAATTCACAAAATAAAATTGTTATAAGTTATGTTAGTATCATTTATCACTAATCTTCGAAGTAATAAGTGTTAGCTCTCAAACAAATTAAAAGCTTTTTAACCGGCCTTTGTCACAAGCAGGTTAACAATTCTATCACGGATTCCACTCCAGTGTTGTCTTTGGTTCAATCTCTGGATTACAAAATTAACAAGTCAGTAAGAAACACCTAATAACAAAATAACAAATACAAAAACCTCAACAACAATTTAAACAAAACCccaaaaataaaaatcaaaatttacCCAACTCAAGATTACAAAACCTTATAACCTGCGTAAATCCCCCTGCATATAAATtcgaaaagaaaaagaagaaacaaattttaaaaaaaatctaattGCAAGCACAACTAAAATAAATTTTTTCTCatgtatataaacacatacaaaTTAAAAACTTTGTGATTacataaataatttaaaaattgaaGACTTCTCTCAATCACCCAAATTGATTCTCCGTGTGCCAAATTTTGTtctaaaaataagaaaaaatgaATTAAAAAACTAGGATTCTAAGTTAAAAAACCCCcaaaatgaaaaaatcaaaaaatttgATCTTACGCAAACATACCCACTTACCAATTCGAGATTTTGAACTTTGAACAAACTTATTTGAACTATCAATCGAACAAATCGATTTGGTTTTCAAGAAATAGACTTGTAAGATTTCAAGTCCTGAGACTCGTGTATTACGAACGGTGAGATTTCTGAAGTTGAGAGATTCGATGGATGAGAGAATTGTGAGGAGTGAGTTtttagttttatttaatttttatttgtgTTAGAGTTTCAAGGTGGGAACAAAATTTGGTGAAGGGGAATACAATTTGGCAATAAGCGGGTAAACAATTTATGTAATGGGGAAATATTTGGGCAAGCGCGAGTTCAATTTTTTTAGGCATCGATTATAAATTAAGCGATGTCTTAAAAATAAAAAGATATCATATTTTCATGGGATAATGTTATTGTATTATTTAACATCAGTGATATTAACAACAAATGTCAAATATATGATTTtattaacatttttcttgtagtaaAATTCAATTGAATTTAGTTTCAATGTAATCATCTACTAAGTTTGTAAAAAAAACCAATGTGTAGTACAAGGCTAACATATTCAGTACCAATATATGTACATAAAATATGGATGCATGTACAAAACATTTATGGATCTATGGACGTAACAGAGCATATTGTATAACAAATGAAAATGATGAACATACAGTTGATATTTGTGATTTAAGACATGCTATGTATTCATTTTTTGGTTCCCAGCACTACTCAATATCAATAAAATAACAACCACCTTATGAGACTTAAAGAGCTTTAAATAGCAAATAGCTCAAAAAACTAAGAACTCAAAATCGCTTGTCTCCGTGAAAGATTAGGATGATTGAATCAATTAACTGAAATTCTACGTTGTAGAATATTTCTTCGGCCAGAATCTAATTGCTATTTTATTTGTTAATATTAGAAGTTCGCAATATGGACTGCCATAATCATAGACAAGCAAAATATGTGATAAAactttaaaatttcaaattttctttaaGTAAATATATGTAAAATTGCACGGTATATGCATGTTATCACTTCATAAACTGGTTTCGAATAACGTCCCAAGGAGTGATAATGAGTCAACACATTCACACGAGCGGTTCATTGTTCGGTTCGAAAAAAGTTCGGCTCAAATTCAGTTCAATTTATTGATTTATTAACAAGTcgaatattaatataattttcAGGTTCGTTTTTGTAAATGAGCAGAACTTGAACACAACATAGTTTGAATTGAAAGTCCGCGAATAAGTTTGATAATAATATTCGTACAAGTTTATTAATATAGTTCGTGAACATGATCGTTGACATAACTTGTAAAAAGGTATATAAATTACTAGTTATATATGCTCCTAAACATGTATGAACACACACTTTTTAATACAATTATTTAGTGAataattatgtatatatttatcTGCAAAAAAATACcaatttaattcatttttatttttttacaaattataaattttatatatttataagaTTTAAATTGTAATACATGCTAGATggtaattatataattattttatttatattacgTTCATGTTTTCAACTAGTGTGTATATATCATTATTTAAAAAGAACCAATGTAATTAGTCAAAATCAAAATACTAAACACTCAAATTTATTTGTTTGAATTTtggataaaaagaaaaaaattatgcTTGTTTATTATCACATTCCTAAAATTTATGAAGTTAAGAAAGTATTAAAAAGTAAggatatatttgaattattttCTATCTAAAATTTTTTCATTAAAAATGAGACCATTCACAGAGGAAGTTGAGAAAGCTTGGGGAACGACTTGAAATGGTGCGCTTCATTACGAATTTACAGAGACAGTAGTCTGTATCAAAATATAAATCTTCAGCAGAAGCAGAGTATCAAAAATACCGGGATTAAAATTCTTTAAATTCTAACTGGGAAAAAATATATTTAGACACGGTTTTAGTACATTACAAAATAATGACATAtttgatgaaatgatgattgtaaTTAAAAATAACTTTATTTATACGAAAAAACTCTTTGCATGTCACCTAACGTTACGTTACTTAAACCCCTATATATAAAATCACATCTCTCGTCTCTCTCAATCGCAATCACTGCTTCTCAACAGGTCTCTCTCGATCGATCATACACACACATATAGTTTCGATTACTTTGTTTTATGTTATGTTTAATTACTCACACACACGATCCTTTACAAGTTCTAATTGATTTTGTTGTGATTGTGTGTATTTTTACTGTGTAATAATTGTTTTGGTTGCGATAGACAGGGTTTATGAAATTGTGATGTTATGATCGAGTTTGCTGGTTGTGTTTGATAAGTTAATAACTGAGTTCGTTGAAATGATGTTCAGGTTGTCAAGATGTATGAGCACAATACTATCGATTTTGGCAGTGGATGGGAAGTTATTCAGAAAGGGATCTCTAAGTTTAAGAAGATTCTGGAAGGACAAAATGAGACACAGTTTAGCTCTGAGGACTACATGGAGCTTTACAAGTATGTTTTTTTCGATTTGTACTTGTGTAATTAAAGTCGTATGTGTCTGTAGTCTTTACTGATGTTTTATTGTTTCGGGTGTGTACAGTACTATCTATAAAATGTGTACACAGAAGCCTCCACATGATTATTCTCAACATCTGTATGAAAAGTACCGTGAGGTGTTTGAGGAGTACATAACTTCAACTGTAAGACTAATAACTTTGCCAATGCTCGTCTGTTGTAGGTCAAGTGCTGTGTATTTTTAACTATGATAGAGTTCGGATTTAATTGTTTTGTGAGAAGCTACGTTTGTGTATAGAAGTGTATGTTAACCATAGTTGTATGTATTTGTCATCGGTTAGAAGTTTTTAAATAGTCATTAGTCATATAATCCTATCCAGTTTTGGAGATTAAGTTATTTCTCATTTGCAATCAGCACAAGGAATATTGTTTTTGCAGTTTCATACCAAATTAATCGGTTCATATGTAGCTAAGGATATTATTCCCTTTTTCATTTTCGTTGAGCAATCCATAATGCAAGTAATTGAATCAAATGTTTAAATCTTAGTGGAATACGTACTTCTATAAGATGTTTATCGTATGGAAGAATCCGAAATTGGATAGAATTGTAACAGAACTTCAGAGAGTAGTAATCAGAGAGTAGTAATCAGAGAGTAGTCCACCAATATtgttaattaatattatttaatagTAAGAACCCCACACTTGGATCCGCATTCCTGTAGACACCAATGGAGGTTCCTTTTGAATTAATTTCTTATTACCTGATTCGCGAAAACTGCAATTCTTCTACTGTATTTTATGACCTTGCCTAGCCTTGTAGACCTGCAGGAGGGAACATGTTAGCCTCTTTTTAATGTATAGCTAATTTTTATGTGTTTGATTCTGATTCAGGTACTGCCTTCATTGCAAGAGAAGCATGATGAGTTTTTGTTGAGAGAGTTTGTTAATAGCTGGAATAACCATAGAGTCTTGGTCAGGTGGCTTTCTCGATTCTTTCATTATCTTGATAAGTACTTTACTGCGCGAAGGGCACTTCCTGCACTTAATGAAGTTTCACTCAAGTGCTTCCGGGATCTGGTAACATTTGTTTGGAAGTGTTACATTAATTCTGATGCATTAAGATGAAGCCAATATAGTAGAAAGTTAGATTGTTTTTAATGTTGTTGGAACTTTTTTGTTGGTCAGGTCTATCAGGAGTTGGAAGTTGAACTGAGGGATGCTGTAATATCTCTGCAAGTATGTTCTTTTCTTTTAGAGTTAATTGCACTTTGCATCCTACTAttatgttttaaaaataaatttataccAGAACTTTAGAAAATTCAGTTTGCACCCCTATACTTCAACTTTAGATTTCTTTATGCACCCCTTTCCAGAATTTTGTTGAATTGGATAGGGGCAAAACCGGAAATTCAGCAAAAATATTAAGTAAATTAATTTCATATCTTTTAAAATAATGttaaaaatttaattttgatacaaaattgtaagtttttaattttttaaatgataatagtaatttgagttttgatttcattttatattattaattaaagtaTTTTGTAATTCtacaaaaaaatatttaacaaTTAATTTTGATTATATAGCTAAATTTAATTAAGTAGagtataaaaaaattgaaatttatattaaaaaatgataatcgaatgtaaaattaataatgttatttgaaaattaaaaatttataattttatagttgctataaaataatatacaatttttaataatatttgaacaagctaaattttattttgattaagTATATTGTTGAATTTCCGGTTTTATCTCTACCCAATTCAACAAAATTCTGAAAAGGAGTGCATAATGAATCCCAAAGTTGAAGTATGAGGGTGCAAACTGCATTTCTGAAAGTTCCGATACAAATTTGTTTTTGAAACATAGTAGTAGAGTGCAAATCGCAATTAACCCTTTCTTTTaatattttcttggtttacattCAGGTCACATGATGAATGTATTATTTTAACAGATGAATCAAGAGCATGGGGGGGGACAGATTGACCAAGCTTTGCTGAATAATGTTTTAGATATACTTGTTGAAATAGAACAGGCGTGAGAGAGATTGATTCAGAATTTATCCCTTTTATCTGTTATGTGAAACCGAACAAGATTTGTATCCAAATACTGATGATTCAGCTCCCAGGCAACCTTTTTAATCTTTAAAAAGACTGCATTGATGATTAATAGTTATTGCAGAATAGACTATCCTACTAAACCAGTTTGTCAATAGATTTTTCGCTTGGGATGATCATTAAGGAGTGAAAAAGTTAcaattttatttgtttaatcATTTCTGCTAAACAGATTGCTCATAAAATTGTTGCAGCACATTCTGCATTGTTCATTTTTAAAATGGAGTTATATAGCTGGGGTGACCAAGTGATTTTTGATTACTTCATATACTAGAGATCCCGGACATGCCCggttatattattttttttataataatatattttaaaatattttaatttcaatatatattatatttatattatgttATGATGCTAAGAAATagaataaaattacaaatataaATGTTTAAAAAGAGTATgacaaaaattataaatttttgtattataattttttttatttataaaaataaaaatatataataaattgataaatatttaaattagtgGAAGAGCGAATTAGTGGAATAGAGAATTAGTTGATACTTAAAAAATGAGAAGAGTTGAGAACGAATCAAATCAGATGGTTCTATTTCTCAATCTTTCTGATTTGCTCCTACGGAACCAAGACCGAAAAGATTGAAAAACAAGTCATTCACAACCACTGATGAAGGATTCCTCGAAAAGAGGATTAGTAATCTTTTTTAGAAATCGAATGGATTCGGTCTTATACATACGCGACAAAATGAGAAATAAGGAAGAGAGAGAATGAGTGAAGGAACATGTGCAGtgaaaatattgaaaatataatTGATTAGATGAACATATATTGAAAATATAATTGATTAGATGAATATGTTAGTGAAAGATAAGATTTGATGATATTAGCACGAGAGTTTGACATATTAGCAAGTATGACATCAGTTGTACTCTATtttagtatattatatatataggcCAATACTCCATGGAGTACCAAATTATATAGAGTACGGTGGAGAACTCACCCAATTAATCTCAGCCATAGGATGACAAACAGATCTAACGGCCCATAtagtttttataattaaatgaaaaataaatacacACAAACTCTTACAGGTTAATATCTCTCCGACTTCATCTCTCTCCGATGAATTACTCCGTCAATTTTTCCAATCATTTTATCTATTCTATCTCTGAATATAAACTCATATATCTCTGACGATTTCTATCTCCCTGTAATCATGTCGATCTCTGCAATTTTAATAAAAAGTATGTCTCTATCTCAATCAAGTTCAAGTTTTTGATTCTATAATTGAAATTTCGGTTTTATTAGCTTTCTTTCTTCCTCTTTACTTTTTTGTCGTAATGATTGTTGAATTCAAATTTGTCCCGATGAATTTAAGTTCCTAACGGTTACAATTTTATAGTAAAGTTTGATTCTCCTACTAAATTCATTAATTAGGgtttttatattaaattatatgcATCATAATAAAAATGAAGGCCATATTTGATTTTTTGGAGGTTAATTATGGTTGAAAACTGATACTGCTTGATGATTTTACTAACAGTTAACACCAATTTTTGTGGTCTATAGTGGAATCATATCAAATTGTCTAGATACATGTAGACTGTAAAATCAATTTTTGTTGTAGTGGTATTATTTTATTACTATTCATCTTATTGAAATTTTGCTGAGAGAATTTTTCGAATGTAGAATCAAATGTACATAATTAGAGGAACAAATCATATACCTAAGTATTTCattacaaaataatatatttaaatttaattttttttgtagaatctacttaaattatttttgaatgtaTAAATATAAAAAGCATTAATTTGGTTACACATCCTATATGTTAGACTGACTTTAAATTACGTATTTATTTGTGTCTCTTTGTTCCGGTGAAAAAAATTGCTTCTATATTAGACTTTATAGGGAGTTTAATTTGGATTTGTCAAGATATGAACTTGATGTAAATTTTATGATTCTACCAGGGAATCAAAATGTTTACATAGTAAATAATCAATTGAATTGATTATTTTTTTACGTGTGATTCTATATTATAACCATTTTCAAATTTTCTTATTTGATCTATGTTTCAATTTATTCACATTTTAGAATTTATTATAGTATGTTTTCCATAATAATTTAATGATTTTAAAGTAGAATTGAAAGTTTATAATTACAAAATATGAGTTTGTTGCTTGTTTTGGAAAGTGCTTATCGTTTTGCTCAACTACGTAACTATTAGAGTGTTTCCGGTAGTTTTCAGTTATTCTATTCTTTTCGAATATTGTGTTATGATATTAAATTAGAAGAAAATGTTGCTTTCCGCTAATGTGTTGCAATTTGTGGTGCTTCCTGAGATTGCTTTAGGTTTTGACCTTTAGATTTCTTTTGACATTTAGGCTTTTTTATTAGTATTAAAATCTTATGCTCAAAATTTTAAGCGGGTTTTGTGAATCTACTATAGAATTAAATTAACTAGTTTATTTGgttattatattaatttttttggATTCTATTGTAGAGAAGTTCAATGCATATATTCTTGTTTTATAGTTTTTTATTTGTAATGCTAGTATTGCACTTTATTGTTTATATTTCAAGTGCataatttatgtttttatatttttttaatttttaaggTCTTTTTTTACATTtaggtatttttcaaaaaaaatattagtAATAGAAACAATGATTTTTTGCTAGTCCTATTTTCTATATTTTAAGATGCACCTTCGATATTATACTCTAGAAATGTAAAAAACTGCGTGTTTGGCTGTGTTTGTTACTTAAACTTCTTTTTTAAAAGATTCTAATTATTTTTCTCTTAAAACCTATTATATTTTGTACAAAATATTTGATGATTCAAGAGTAAGGTTGTGTCACGTGTTTAGAATTTCTAACTTCTACATTATATATCATTTTGAAATATGATGCATAGTTGCTGAATTTTGTATGGGTGTGCACAAATGTGCCAGTGTTCTCCATGTTAGACACCATAATACAATGGtcttttaatatattttttctgCCTTGTGACATCACAGCTATTAAATTTTCAGAATGACTATCATTTGATGTAATTGTAAAGGAGCAGATCAAGACATGTTTGCTCAAGATAATTTCTTCCCCGTACATAATGCGCGATGTACTCGATCAACTGCATCACAAGTTATTGCCAAGGTTGCCTACATCGAGCATCTGCTGAAACATTGGTCTGAGTTGATAGTATCATTATTGGGAAACTTACATCACGTCCTTATCGTGTAAGAACCTATATTTTCCACACGTTGGTAAGTAATTCACATCTAAATATAGATTATTCGAATATTGTGAGATTTTACTTGCAGTGCATGTTTTTTTTTTGCACGGGCATGTTGGGTTCcaaggcataaaacgcagcggataaacgtaaataaaaccaaaaatttcgaaacccaaaaacaggatccatgtataatcgtgggcagattatggagataacgaatcatacctttcaagagcttaactttcacgaactcaacggagatcctagtTATCACGCTTTATGTCTACCTCTcagagaaacacctctatggtatccacacgagcacctccaagaacgtctcacgaacttggcTACgaaatggatgtactagcctccttcttgacgatccgaaTTGCCTCTGTCTCTCTTTGCTgttagggttttctcaaaaacgtacacactctttaacctatcattatctatttataatgcctgattaaaaaggcccataatagcaaagcccaaccctagtaggcattggattaaataataaaacgaatttctattatttaattaataactaagtcatacttaattattatgggcaaaaacattccttttaattcgaatttatattatctcaattaagtcttacttaattataataaaatttgaataatcatcaattaatttaaatccataattta
This genomic interval from Apium graveolens cultivar Ventura chromosome 8, ASM990537v1, whole genome shotgun sequence contains the following:
- the LOC141676566 gene encoding cullin-1-like isoform X2, with amino-acid sequence MYEHNTIDFGSGWEVIQKGISKFKKILEGQNETQFSSEDYMELYNTIYKMCTQKPPHDYSQHLYEKYREVFEEYITSTVLPSLQEKHDEFLLREFVNSWNNHRVLVRWLSRFFHYLDKYFTARRALPALNEVSLKCFRDLVYQELEVELRDAVISL
- the LOC141676566 gene encoding cullin-1-like isoform X1, with translation MYEHNTIDFGSGWEVIQKGISKFKKILEGQNETQFSSEDYMELYNTIYKMCTQKPPHDYSQHLYEKYREVFEEYITSTVLPSLQEKHDEFLLREFVNSWNNHRVLVRWLSRFFHYLDKYFTARRALPALNEVSLKCFRDLVYQELEVELRDAVISLQMNQEHGGGQIDQALLNNVLDILVEIEQA